A stretch of Streptococcus chenjunshii DNA encodes these proteins:
- a CDS encoding putative quinol monooxygenase, with amino-acid sequence MKENSIMYLVEAKVDEKDLSSLRELIKKMVDHTREEEGALTYHWSIKGNTVHTIEHYRDNEAAKIHLADFTQHFAKDYMDLVEVTACTVYGRPNTEVKTVLDGFEAVYRETIDGFVK; translated from the coding sequence ATGAAAGAAAATAGTATTATGTATTTAGTAGAAGCTAAAGTTGATGAAAAAGACCTATCATCCTTAAGAGAACTGATTAAGAAAATGGTTGATCATACGCGTGAAGAAGAAGGTGCGCTCACTTATCACTGGTCAATCAAAGGAAATACGGTCCATACAATTGAACACTATCGTGATAACGAAGCTGCTAAGATACATCTGGCCGACTTCACACAGCATTTTGCAAAAGATTATATGGATCTTGTTGAGGTAACGGCCTGCACGGTCTATGGACGTCCAAATACCGAGGTGAAAACTGTTCTCGATGGTTTTGAGGCAGTTTACCGAGAAACGATCGATGGTTTTGTCAAATAA
- a CDS encoding acetoin reductase, producing the protein MAKTVMVTGGAQGIGEAISKRLAKDGFTVVIADLNLQKAEAVAETIKSLGGQALAVQTDVSDRASFFSAVRTAAERLGRFDVLVNNAGIAPGTPIETVTAEDFDQIFRINVASIVWGTQAALEQFEKKERQGTEIIGKIINASSQGGVVGNAGAFLYSGSKFAVRGLTQVAAKDLAAKGITVNAYAPGTVKTPMLLSAVNDIAQANNQDEEWALQQFSQNITLGRLSEPEDVAAGVAFLAGSDSDYMTGQTLEIDGGMQFH; encoded by the coding sequence ATGGCTAAAACAGTTATGGTAACAGGAGGTGCGCAAGGGATTGGTGAGGCTATCTCGAAACGCTTAGCTAAAGACGGATTTACGGTTGTCATTGCTGATTTGAATCTCCAAAAAGCTGAGGCGGTTGCTGAAACTATTAAGTCGCTTGGCGGTCAGGCATTAGCGGTTCAAACTGATGTCTCAGACCGTGCCAGCTTCTTTTCAGCAGTCAGGACAGCTGCTGAAAGATTGGGAAGATTTGATGTGCTGGTTAATAATGCAGGTATCGCTCCGGGTACACCGATTGAAACTGTGACAGCAGAAGATTTTGATCAAATTTTCCGCATTAATGTAGCAAGTATTGTTTGGGGAACGCAGGCTGCCTTAGAACAATTTGAAAAGAAAGAGCGACAAGGGACAGAAATCATCGGCAAGATTATCAATGCCAGCTCACAAGGCGGTGTGGTCGGCAATGCTGGCGCCTTTCTTTACAGCGGTTCTAAATTCGCTGTGCGCGGTCTAACGCAGGTTGCCGCCAAAGATTTGGCTGCAAAAGGGATTACAGTGAATGCCTATGCTCCGGGGACGGTCAAGACCCCAATGCTTTTATCTGCAGTCAATGATATTGCCCAAGCTAATAATCAAGATGAAGAATGGGCTCTGCAGCAATTTAGTCAAAATATTACTCTGGGACGTTTGTCAGAGCCGGAAGATGTGGCAGCAGGAGTGGCTTTTTTAGCAGGATCAGACTCCGACTATATGACCGGTCAAACACTCGAAATTGACGGCGGCATGCAGTTTCATTAA
- a CDS encoding protein-ADP-ribose hydrolase: protein MQQAEKRLFLIHYLLKENRAYSAIEIPDSSEAQKTLLRALLNVRPPQAVSSEFLAVQDSYLQTELLRGGIISIGDLSPLQPQLYLWRGDITRLKTDAVVNAANSQMLGCFLPNHACIDNAIHTFAGIQLRQACDKLMKVQGHLEKTGKAKITPAYNLPSRYVIHTVGPIVTQDLTDTERDDLRSCYHSCLIMAEQHHLNSIAFCCISTGAFHFPNEEAAQIAVSAVKQFLQESKSQMKVVFNVFKEKDEEIYQKILQP, encoded by the coding sequence ATGCAGCAGGCAGAAAAACGTCTGTTTTTAATCCATTATTTATTAAAAGAAAACAGAGCTTACAGTGCTATTGAGATTCCTGACAGTAGCGAAGCGCAAAAAACTCTCCTTCGGGCCCTTTTAAATGTCAGACCGCCTCAGGCTGTTTCTTCCGAATTTTTAGCTGTTCAGGACAGCTATTTGCAGACAGAATTACTGAGAGGAGGGATAATCTCAATTGGGGATCTTTCTCCTCTTCAGCCTCAGCTTTACCTCTGGCGCGGAGATATCACACGGCTCAAAACAGATGCTGTTGTCAATGCAGCTAATAGTCAAATGCTGGGCTGTTTTCTGCCTAACCATGCCTGTATTGACAATGCCATTCATACCTTTGCAGGCATTCAGCTGCGGCAGGCTTGTGATAAGCTGATGAAGGTACAGGGGCATTTAGAGAAAACGGGAAAAGCGAAAATAACGCCTGCTTATAACCTGCCCAGCCGCTATGTTATCCATACAGTGGGACCAATCGTGACACAAGATCTTACAGATACCGAGCGGGATGATTTACGTTCCTGCTACCATTCATGCCTGATAATGGCAGAACAGCACCATTTAAACAGTATTGCATTCTGCTGTATTTCAACGGGTGCGTTTCATTTTCCTAATGAAGAAGCTGCACAGATTGCCGTGTCGGCGGTCAAACAATTTTTACAGGAAAGTAAAAGTCAAATGAAAGTGGTGTTCAATGTTTTTAAAGAAAAGGATGAAGAAATCTACCAAAAAATACTCCAACCATAA
- a CDS encoding SIR2 family NAD-dependent protein deacylase, which translates to MFLKKRMKKSTKKYSNHNIRTARHLLQEAEAVLVGIGAGMSESAGLTYSGERFTRYFSDFKEKYGISDMYSGGFYPFASQEEYWAWWSRHIYYNRFAADAGEPYLNLLELLRDKNYFILTTNVDHQVQKAGFNKKKLFYTQGDYGLFQCSVPCHQKTYDNRAVILEMLDKQENMAVPSDLIPYCPKCGAVMTVNLRSDNRFVEDAGWEKAKQGYGTWLEANIDKRIVYLELGVGMNTPAIIKYPFLKLTAANKKAVFLTVNQISFQYPDEINKQILQLTGDIGEMLLALLLQ; encoded by the coding sequence ATGTTTTTAAAGAAAAGGATGAAGAAATCTACCAAAAAATACTCCAACCATAATATTAGAACGGCCCGTCATCTTTTACAGGAAGCAGAAGCCGTTTTAGTCGGAATCGGTGCCGGTATGTCCGAATCTGCAGGCTTGACTTACTCAGGGGAGCGTTTTACTCGTTATTTCTCAGATTTTAAGGAAAAATATGGTATCTCAGATATGTATTCCGGCGGTTTTTATCCCTTTGCCAGTCAAGAAGAATACTGGGCTTGGTGGAGCCGCCATATTTACTATAATCGCTTTGCTGCTGATGCTGGAGAACCTTATCTTAATCTATTAGAGTTACTTAGAGATAAAAATTATTTCATTTTAACCACCAATGTTGATCACCAGGTCCAAAAAGCAGGTTTTAATAAAAAGAAGCTTTTTTATACCCAAGGGGATTACGGGTTATTTCAATGCTCAGTTCCCTGCCACCAAAAAACATATGATAATAGGGCCGTCATTCTTGAGATGCTTGATAAGCAGGAAAACATGGCTGTTCCTAGCGATTTGATTCCTTACTGTCCCAAATGCGGTGCTGTAATGACCGTCAATCTGCGTTCAGATAACCGTTTTGTCGAAGATGCCGGCTGGGAAAAAGCTAAGCAAGGTTATGGAACATGGCTGGAAGCAAATATTGATAAGAGAATTGTTTATTTGGAATTAGGTGTTGGTATGAACACTCCAGCTATTATCAAATACCCCTTTTTGAAATTGACGGCAGCGAATAAAAAAGCTGTATTTCTGACAGTTAACCAAATCTCTTTTCAGTACCCTGATGAAATCAATAAACAAATCCTACAGCTGACGGGCGATATCGGAGAAATGCTATTAGCTTTATTGCTGCAGTAA